In Rhodopirellula islandica, one DNA window encodes the following:
- a CDS encoding phytoene desaturase has product MSQRKVVVVGAGPGGLASAMQLAAGGCDVTLLERRGQVGGRTSAIEMDGFRFDCGPTFFLYPRVLDEIFHSTGHDLMEEVPMERLDPQYRLTFGGGGQLDCTPDMDEMDRQIAQFSPQDVGQLKRYMDDNRIKLEKFRPILESPFNSAMDVMKPSLLGAAKHLHPFRTLGKELERYFSDPRLVIAFAFQSKYLGMSPFNCPSLFSILSFLEYEYGVFHPIGGCSRVSERMAELAEQMGVKIRLDEPVESIEMEGRRVRALHTHHDRYDADAFVVNADFADWMTKTVPNASRKRWSNEQIAKKKFSCSTYMLYLGIEGLYEDLPHHSIHISKDYNRNLREIETDHVLSQDPSVYVQNAGVTDPTLAPAGHSSLYVLVPVTHDTENVDWSKEASGFRELTLDKLGELGLTDLRDRIRVEHQITPDDWQSDYAIYKGATFNLAHNLGQMLHKRPHNRFEELDGVYLVGGGTHPGSGLPVIYESSRISSRLLLQDLGMDTGFMDEAARGVPPRPESASPIAQPATV; this is encoded by the coding sequence ATGTCGCAAAGGAAAGTCGTTGTCGTTGGAGCCGGCCCCGGTGGGTTGGCGTCGGCGATGCAGCTCGCCGCAGGCGGTTGCGACGTGACCCTCTTGGAACGCCGTGGGCAAGTCGGCGGCCGGACGTCGGCCATTGAAATGGATGGTTTCCGTTTTGACTGCGGCCCCACGTTCTTCCTGTACCCACGCGTGCTCGACGAGATTTTTCACTCGACCGGGCACGACTTGATGGAGGAGGTCCCGATGGAGCGATTGGACCCTCAATATCGACTGACATTCGGTGGGGGCGGCCAACTCGATTGCACTCCCGACATGGATGAGATGGATCGTCAGATCGCTCAATTTTCACCGCAGGACGTTGGGCAACTGAAGCGGTACATGGACGACAACCGGATCAAGCTCGAAAAGTTTCGTCCGATCTTGGAGTCGCCATTCAATTCCGCGATGGACGTGATGAAGCCGTCCTTGTTGGGCGCGGCCAAGCACCTGCATCCGTTCCGAACCCTGGGCAAAGAACTCGAACGCTACTTCAGCGACCCACGACTCGTGATCGCGTTCGCATTCCAGTCCAAGTACCTCGGGATGTCGCCGTTCAATTGCCCGAGCCTGTTCAGCATCCTGTCGTTTCTTGAATACGAATACGGCGTCTTCCATCCCATTGGTGGCTGCAGCCGCGTGAGCGAAAGGATGGCGGAACTCGCCGAACAAATGGGTGTGAAAATCCGACTCGATGAACCCGTCGAGTCGATCGAAATGGAAGGTCGTCGAGTTCGTGCGCTGCACACCCACCACGATCGCTACGACGCCGATGCGTTTGTCGTCAACGCCGACTTCGCGGACTGGATGACCAAGACCGTTCCCAACGCTTCCCGCAAACGTTGGTCGAACGAACAGATCGCCAAGAAGAAATTTTCCTGCAGCACTTACATGTTGTACCTGGGCATTGAAGGTCTGTACGAAGACCTACCGCACCACAGCATCCACATCAGCAAAGACTACAACCGCAACCTTCGCGAAATTGAAACGGATCATGTGCTCAGCCAAGATCCCTCGGTGTATGTCCAAAACGCGGGCGTGACCGATCCAACCTTGGCGCCCGCCGGACACAGTTCGTTGTACGTGTTGGTCCCAGTCACACATGACACCGAGAATGTTGACTGGTCCAAAGAAGCCTCCGGTTTTCGCGAGCTGACGCTGGACAAGTTGGGCGAGCTCGGCCTGACCGATTTGCGCGACCGGATTCGGGTGGAGCATCAAATCACGCCCGACGATTGGCAGAGTGACTACGCGATTTACAAAGGGGCCACGTTCAACTTGGCTCATAACTTGGGCCAAATGCTTCACAAGCGACCTCACAATCGTTTTGAAGAACTCGACGGCGTTTACTTGGTCGGCGGCGGCACGCATCCGGGCAGCGGTCTGCCTGTGATCTATGAATCCAGCCGGATCAGTTCCCGACTGTTGCTGCAAGATCTGGGGATGGACACGGGCTTCATGGACGAAGCCGCGCGTGGGGTCCCACCTCGTCCTGAGTCGGCCTCTCCTATCGCTCAACCCGCCACGGTTTGA
- the rnhA gene encoding ribonuclease HI: MTEPKPAANLKPVELYTDGACSGNPGPGGWAFVLRCPRTLKEIQRSGGQPHTTNNQMELMAVIRGLEALKQPCAVALYSDSKYVGQGMSSWMAGWKSRGWKRKEGSKLVPVKNVELWQELDQQMQDHVVTYHHVKGHAGHTENELCDQLAVAAYQQYL; the protein is encoded by the coding sequence ATGACTGAACCAAAACCTGCCGCCAACTTGAAACCCGTGGAGCTGTACACCGATGGTGCCTGCAGCGGGAACCCTGGACCGGGTGGTTGGGCATTTGTGTTGCGATGCCCACGGACGCTGAAAGAGATCCAGCGTTCAGGCGGCCAACCGCACACAACCAACAACCAAATGGAATTGATGGCTGTGATCCGTGGACTGGAGGCTCTGAAACAACCCTGCGCTGTCGCTCTGTACTCCGACAGCAAATACGTGGGGCAGGGGATGTCGAGCTGGATGGCTGGCTGGAAGAGCCGCGGTTGGAAACGCAAAGAGGGTTCCAAACTGGTTCCGGTCAAGAACGTCGAACTGTGGCAAGAACTCGATCAGCAGATGCAAGACCACGTGGTGACCTACCATCATGTCAAAGGTCACGCCGGGCACACCGAAAACGAACTGTGCGATCAATTAGCGGTCGCGGCGTACCAGCAGTATCTCTAA
- a CDS encoding SDR family NAD(P)-dependent oxidoreductase yields METTTRRSRLQGVFETDDPVAIVTGSGSPRVGRVIAEELSRRGCHVALHANTSVDEAEQAASQWQRQFGREAIVTQGSLEEDATCDAIIDQTHQHFGRLDILVNSAAIWTPTRLENITGDEIRRYFQINSVASLLCARAAGRHMVTQSRGGCIINLGDWATVRPYAEHAAYFPSKGAIEVMTRSLAVELGANNANIRVNCVQPGPVLLSEDVSAETVKELADSTLARRVGTPEDVAHAVGFLCENTFVTGVCLPVDGGRSVFAPDGLQIGRNTG; encoded by the coding sequence GTGGAAACCACCACTCGTCGTTCACGATTGCAAGGCGTTTTCGAAACGGATGATCCGGTTGCCATCGTCACGGGCAGTGGTTCACCGCGAGTCGGACGTGTCATCGCGGAAGAGCTGTCGCGGCGTGGATGCCATGTGGCCCTGCACGCCAACACCAGCGTTGACGAAGCGGAGCAAGCCGCCTCGCAGTGGCAACGACAATTCGGCCGAGAAGCGATTGTGACGCAAGGTTCACTCGAAGAAGACGCGACCTGCGATGCGATCATCGATCAAACGCACCAGCACTTTGGCCGGCTCGACATCCTGGTCAACAGCGCTGCGATCTGGACCCCCACGCGATTGGAAAACATCACCGGGGACGAGATCCGGCGGTACTTCCAAATCAACTCCGTCGCCTCGCTGTTGTGCGCTCGCGCCGCCGGTCGTCACATGGTCACGCAGTCCCGTGGTGGCTGCATCATCAACCTGGGTGACTGGGCCACGGTGCGACCTTACGCGGAACACGCCGCGTACTTTCCCAGCAAAGGGGCGATCGAAGTCATGACTCGGTCGTTGGCGGTGGAACTCGGAGCCAACAACGCAAACATTCGAGTCAACTGCGTGCAGCCAGGCCCCGTGCTGCTGTCCGAAGATGTCTCCGCAGAGACCGTGAAAGAATTGGCCGACAGCACGCTGGCTCGGCGAGTCGGCACGCCAGAGGACGTCGCTCACGCGGTTGGCTTCTTGTGCGAAAACACATTTGTCACCGGAGTCTGCTTGCCGGTCGATGGCGGCCGCAGCGTCTTCGCCCCCGACGGACTTCAAATTGGCCGCAACACCGGCTGA
- the bioB gene encoding biotin synthase BioB, whose translation MSVADSSAADSVAAPDTADTSSSAGAFSPPGYYDALAQQVLDGTPITREQALGMLEASDLDVPAIISAGYRIRHQHFGNTVQLYFLMNAKSGLCPEDCHYCSQSKVSDAPVPKYNILKRDALMDAAKVAAERGAKTYCLVISARGPNEREMKAVEAIVPEIKQKYDLDICACLGLLDESQAARLKACGVDRVNHNLNSSESHYEKICTTHTYEDRVQTLRHVRDAGMEMCSGGIIGMGESKSDIVSMAFDLNELGVQSIPVNILNAIDGTPLEGTEALTPQDALKALAMFRFVNPDRELRIAGGRELHLRQLQPMGLYVANSVFVGDYLTTQGQAPQADYDMIRDLGFDVTGSCEEMSV comes from the coding sequence ATGAGCGTTGCTGACTCCAGTGCTGCCGATTCTGTTGCTGCCCCGGACACTGCCGACACGTCATCGTCCGCCGGTGCGTTTTCGCCTCCGGGATACTACGACGCGTTGGCTCAACAGGTCCTCGACGGCACGCCGATCACGCGTGAGCAAGCGCTCGGAATGCTGGAAGCGTCTGACCTGGATGTGCCCGCGATCATCTCGGCCGGCTATCGAATTCGCCATCAGCACTTTGGCAACACGGTTCAGCTGTACTTCTTGATGAATGCCAAGAGCGGATTGTGCCCTGAGGATTGCCACTACTGCAGCCAATCCAAGGTCTCCGACGCGCCCGTCCCCAAGTACAACATTCTCAAACGCGACGCGTTGATGGATGCCGCCAAAGTTGCGGCAGAGCGAGGTGCCAAGACGTACTGCTTGGTGATCTCCGCTCGCGGGCCAAATGAACGCGAAATGAAAGCGGTCGAAGCGATCGTTCCCGAGATCAAACAGAAATACGACTTGGACATCTGCGCCTGCTTGGGCTTGCTGGATGAATCCCAAGCGGCACGGCTGAAGGCCTGTGGTGTCGACCGAGTCAACCACAACCTGAACAGCAGCGAATCGCATTACGAAAAGATCTGCACGACGCACACCTACGAAGACCGCGTTCAAACGCTGCGTCACGTTCGCGATGCGGGCATGGAAATGTGCAGCGGTGGCATCATCGGCATGGGCGAATCCAAGTCCGACATCGTGTCGATGGCGTTCGATCTCAACGAACTCGGTGTGCAATCGATTCCCGTCAACATTCTCAATGCGATCGACGGCACGCCGCTGGAAGGCACCGAGGCTCTGACGCCTCAAGACGCGCTGAAAGCCCTGGCGATGTTCCGGTTCGTGAACCCGGATCGTGAACTACGAATCGCCGGCGGTCGTGAACTGCACCTGCGTCAGCTGCAACCCATGGGACTGTACGTTGCCAACAGCGTGTTTGTGGGCGATTACCTGACGACGCAAGGTCAAGCACCTCAAGCAGATTACGACATGATTCGCGACCTCGGTTTCGATGTCACCGGTTCGTGCGAAGAGATGAGCGTCTGA
- the pyk gene encoding pyruvate kinase, translating into MQDYRHTKIIATIGPATESPEKLAALIEAGVDVMRLNMAHGTPEWVGEIVARIRAVSKQIDRHVAVMMDVKGPEIRTGAVAAPIDLKTGDELVLFTEDCPDQSAVESDGTPRVSVNYPGLPKAIDLDSTILVDSGLLHWHVVSKDATTVRCRVITTGELDSRRHINLPGVQVNLPAITDKDRTDLVAGIQAGIDFVALSFVRQAADVDSLREFLVQHDSPARIISKIEDQAGVRNMKAIIRQSDAIMVARGDLGVEIDYHRLPLVQTELIRACQEDGKPVIIATHLLESMIHSPVPTRAEVSDVSNAIREQADAVMLSGETTTGKYPLESVGVLQNIVASIEPTVSRQLNSKIVLREPKSMMLRSACTLAQEMGDSGVVVFTRSGFLAYVLGALRPRGVPIFAFTDVEHTFHHLMLPWGVEPFFMEFSEDHDQTITNALDVLKESGWCKPGVWLGVITNALADEKIIDTLQLRQVE; encoded by the coding sequence GTGCAGGACTACCGTCACACCAAAATCATTGCCACGATCGGACCAGCAACCGAGTCCCCCGAAAAATTGGCGGCGTTGATCGAAGCGGGTGTCGATGTCATGCGGCTCAACATGGCTCACGGAACTCCCGAATGGGTCGGCGAAATCGTCGCCCGAATTCGAGCGGTCTCCAAGCAGATTGACCGTCATGTTGCGGTGATGATGGACGTGAAAGGCCCTGAGATTCGAACCGGTGCGGTCGCTGCACCGATCGATCTGAAGACCGGTGATGAGCTGGTGCTGTTCACCGAAGACTGTCCCGACCAATCGGCGGTGGAGTCCGATGGAACGCCGCGGGTTAGCGTGAACTATCCCGGTCTGCCCAAGGCGATTGATTTGGACAGCACCATCTTGGTCGACAGCGGATTGCTGCACTGGCACGTGGTCAGCAAGGACGCCACGACGGTCCGCTGCCGCGTGATCACAACCGGCGAATTGGACTCTCGCCGGCACATCAACCTGCCCGGCGTCCAAGTCAACTTGCCTGCGATCACGGACAAGGACCGAACGGACTTGGTCGCGGGGATCCAAGCGGGCATCGACTTCGTTGCACTGTCGTTTGTTCGCCAAGCGGCGGACGTCGACTCACTGCGAGAGTTCTTGGTCCAGCACGATTCGCCCGCCCGCATCATTTCGAAGATCGAGGACCAAGCTGGCGTTCGCAACATGAAGGCGATCATCCGGCAATCCGATGCCATCATGGTCGCCCGCGGGGACCTCGGCGTCGAAATCGATTACCACCGCCTGCCGCTCGTTCAAACCGAGCTGATTCGTGCCTGCCAAGAAGATGGCAAACCGGTCATCATCGCCACGCACTTGCTCGAGTCGATGATTCATTCCCCGGTTCCAACCCGCGCGGAAGTGTCTGACGTTTCCAACGCGATTCGCGAACAAGCCGATGCGGTGATGCTGTCCGGGGAAACCACCACGGGCAAATACCCGCTGGAATCCGTCGGTGTGCTGCAAAACATCGTTGCCAGTATCGAGCCAACCGTCAGCCGTCAATTGAACTCGAAGATCGTGCTCCGTGAGCCAAAGTCAATGATGCTGCGATCGGCATGCACGTTGGCGCAGGAAATGGGCGACTCGGGAGTCGTTGTCTTCACCCGCAGCGGTTTTTTGGCCTATGTGCTCGGTGCGCTCCGGCCTCGTGGCGTGCCAATCTTTGCCTTCACCGACGTTGAACACACGTTTCATCATCTGATGCTGCCTTGGGGTGTGGAGCCGTTCTTCATGGAGTTTTCGGAGGATCACGATCAAACGATCACCAACGCGTTGGATGTCCTGAAGGAAAGTGGTTGGTGCAAACCAGGCGTTTGGTTGGGGGTCATCACCAACGCTCTGGCCGACGAAAAGATCATCGACACACTGCAACTCCGCCAGGTTGAGTAG
- a CDS encoding Hsp20/alpha crystallin family protein — protein sequence MLATRWEPWNELNRLSREMDRLFTRGVPSGTSAITFPALNVWEDDGTVYVEAELPGFETEQLEIDVDANQLTLKGERSAPEMEGGTWHRQERGFGSFHRMMELPADIDAEQVSADFQCGILRITLPKSETAKPRRIEVQSS from the coding sequence ATGTTAGCGACACGTTGGGAACCTTGGAACGAATTGAACCGCCTTTCGCGTGAGATGGACCGACTGTTCACTCGCGGTGTTCCATCCGGCACGTCCGCAATCACCTTCCCAGCTCTGAATGTCTGGGAAGACGACGGCACGGTGTATGTCGAAGCGGAATTGCCTGGATTTGAAACCGAGCAGCTTGAAATCGACGTCGATGCGAACCAGCTCACGCTCAAAGGCGAGCGATCTGCGCCGGAGATGGAAGGTGGAACGTGGCACCGCCAAGAGCGTGGGTTCGGTAGCTTTCATCGAATGATGGAGTTGCCCGCCGACATCGACGCCGAGCAAGTCTCGGCGGACTTTCAATGCGGCATCCTCAGGATCACGCTCCCCAAAAGTGAAACTGCCAAACCACGCCGAATCGAGGTTCAGTCGAGCTGA
- a CDS encoding Hsp20/alpha crystallin family protein: MAGPNTRSNERTQNPRRGTTFTPRFDIWEGEQELTLLGDLPGVDPADLDVQFENRLLTIRGSVTRHAAPDSYLQSEYEVGDFQRSFTIGEKIDAAGITAEMKNGVLTLHLPKSEEAKPRRIQVQAG, encoded by the coding sequence ATGGCTGGTCCCAACACCCGTTCCAACGAACGCACCCAGAACCCCCGTCGCGGCACGACGTTCACGCCGCGATTTGATATCTGGGAAGGCGAGCAGGAGTTGACGCTGTTGGGCGATTTGCCCGGTGTCGATCCAGCGGACCTGGACGTCCAGTTTGAGAACCGGTTGTTGACCATTCGCGGTTCAGTCACGCGCCATGCAGCACCGGATTCCTACCTGCAGTCGGAGTACGAAGTCGGCGACTTCCAGCGAAGCTTCACGATCGGTGAAAAAATTGATGCAGCTGGGATCACGGCGGAGATGAAAAACGGTGTGCTGACCCTGCATCTGCCGAAATCCGAAGAAGCCAAGCCCCGACGCATCCAGGTTCAGGCAGGCTGA
- a CDS encoding dihydrodipicolinate synthase family protein yields MKTGPFNPNLLSESVFAVPPLARDADYQIDADENEKIIRFLEAGGVRSLLYGGNAVLYHTSLADFDDLLGMISDSAGPDTTVVPSFGPSFGIASDQINILQEFDFGTAMLLPSRDIVDSAGIATGIRKLSEQYGKPIVVYLKHDRWLSPDDLKSLDDDGVISWIKYAVVRENPAEDDYLREVLDVFPAERIVSGIGEQPAIIHLRDFGITGFTSGCVCVAPRKSMDMLGSIQGGDMEMAESIRQYFLPLENLRDGIHPIRVLHEAVALAGVANTGPIQPMLSNVCDETKSKIQEALRTMKVIH; encoded by the coding sequence ATGAAAACCGGACCGTTCAATCCCAACCTGTTGTCTGAATCTGTCTTTGCCGTGCCACCGTTGGCTCGTGATGCGGACTATCAAATCGATGCGGACGAAAACGAAAAGATCATCCGATTCCTCGAAGCGGGCGGCGTTCGCTCGTTGCTGTACGGTGGCAACGCGGTGCTCTACCACACCAGCCTGGCTGACTTCGACGATTTGCTGGGGATGATTTCCGACTCCGCAGGACCAGACACCACCGTCGTGCCATCGTTTGGCCCGTCTTTTGGAATTGCCTCGGACCAGATCAACATCCTGCAAGAATTTGATTTCGGGACCGCGATGCTGTTGCCTTCTCGCGACATTGTCGATTCGGCAGGCATCGCAACGGGCATCCGAAAGTTGTCCGAACAGTACGGCAAGCCCATTGTCGTTTATCTGAAGCACGACCGATGGTTGTCACCTGACGACCTGAAGTCACTCGACGATGACGGCGTCATCTCATGGATCAAGTACGCGGTTGTTCGCGAGAATCCCGCGGAAGACGACTACCTGCGTGAAGTCCTCGACGTCTTCCCCGCCGAACGAATCGTCAGCGGCATTGGCGAACAGCCCGCAATCATTCACTTGCGTGACTTCGGCATCACCGGGTTCACCAGCGGCTGCGTGTGCGTCGCGCCTCGCAAGAGCATGGATATGCTGGGATCGATCCAAGGCGGCGACATGGAAATGGCGGAATCCATCCGCCAGTACTTCCTCCCGCTGGAAAACCTTCGCGATGGCATTCACCCGATTCGGGTTTTGCACGAAGCGGTCGCACTCGCCGGCGTTGCGAACACGGGCCCGATCCAGCCCATGCTGAGCAACGTTTGCGACGAAACCAAATCGAAGATTCAAGAAGCACTGCGGACGATGAAGGTCATCCACTGA
- a CDS encoding NADP-dependent methylenetetrahydromethanopterin/methylenetetrahydrofolate dehydrogenase: MPKNILFQLDVDPHPSSFDAVVAVDAGVDHLFQYGSVQADSVESLVHGAMFTRGGDDLKHSALFIGGNDVVQAEAIFRRVQKAFFGPVRVSVMLDASGCNTTAAAAVASASKHVTLDGCTAVVLGGTGPVGRRVAQMLARQNANVLLTSRSLNRAETACQEIGVHVRSGNLEAAAPEKEDDLKALLERADVIIASGAAGVELASRELILGLTKLRVAIDLNAVPPAGLGGVEAFDKSKPLHESQADGPVAYGPIGVGGLKMRTHKAAIAKLFTSNSLVLDADEIYDLTMEQMNR; this comes from the coding sequence ATGCCCAAGAACATCCTCTTTCAACTGGACGTGGATCCTCACCCCAGTTCGTTCGATGCGGTTGTCGCCGTGGACGCGGGCGTTGACCACTTGTTCCAGTATGGCAGTGTGCAAGCGGACTCGGTCGAATCACTGGTACACGGCGCCATGTTCACTCGTGGTGGTGACGACCTCAAACACTCCGCTCTGTTCATCGGCGGGAACGATGTGGTTCAAGCCGAAGCAATCTTTCGCCGTGTTCAAAAAGCTTTCTTTGGCCCCGTTCGCGTTTCGGTGATGCTGGACGCTTCCGGATGCAACACCACCGCTGCCGCTGCGGTGGCCTCCGCCTCCAAGCACGTGACACTGGATGGCTGCACCGCCGTGGTCCTGGGCGGCACCGGTCCCGTTGGCAGGCGTGTTGCTCAAATGCTGGCGAGGCAAAACGCCAACGTGCTGCTGACCAGCCGTTCGCTCAACCGCGCCGAGACCGCCTGCCAAGAGATCGGCGTCCACGTCCGATCCGGCAACCTGGAAGCCGCCGCACCCGAGAAGGAAGACGACTTGAAAGCCTTGCTGGAACGCGCCGATGTGATCATCGCCAGTGGAGCGGCCGGCGTGGAACTGGCGTCCAGAGAACTGATCCTCGGCCTGACCAAGTTGCGGGTTGCAATCGACCTCAATGCGGTCCCACCCGCCGGCCTGGGCGGCGTCGAAGCGTTCGACAAGTCCAAACCGCTGCACGAAAGCCAGGCGGACGGCCCAGTCGCTTACGGTCCCATCGGCGTGGGTGGACTGAAGATGCGAACACACAAAGCCGCGATCGCCAAGCTCTTCACGTCGAATTCATTGGTGCTGGACGCCGATGAAATTTATGACCTGACGATGGAACAGATGAATCGCTGA
- the fae gene encoding formaldehyde-activating enzyme has product MQFHIGESLVGDGNEISHIDLMIGSKDGPVGAAFANALANQSEGHTNLLAVLEPNVAVKPSTVMVTKVTIKGMKQAVQMFGPAQAAVAQAVADAVSEGIIPKDQCEDLVCVCGVFIHPAAEDDEKIYKYNYEATKDALKSAMQGKPTVDDMLAKKDTAAHPFKGF; this is encoded by the coding sequence ATGCAATTCCACATTGGTGAATCCCTCGTCGGTGACGGCAACGAAATTTCTCACATCGATCTGATGATCGGTAGCAAAGACGGACCCGTCGGCGCAGCGTTTGCCAACGCATTGGCCAATCAAAGCGAAGGTCACACAAACCTGTTGGCCGTGCTCGAGCCCAACGTGGCTGTGAAGCCATCGACCGTGATGGTGACCAAAGTCACGATCAAAGGCATGAAGCAAGCCGTGCAAATGTTCGGACCTGCTCAAGCCGCCGTCGCTCAAGCGGTTGCCGACGCTGTCAGCGAAGGCATCATTCCAAAGGATCAGTGCGAAGATCTGGTTTGCGTTTGTGGTGTGTTCATTCACCCCGCCGCCGAAGACGACGAAAAGATCTACAAGTACAACTACGAAGCCACCAAGGACGCCCTCAAGTCGGCCATGCAAGGCAAACCGACTGTGGACGACATGCTGGCAAAGAAGGACACCGCTGCTCACCCCTTCAAGGGCTTCTGA
- a CDS encoding ATP-grasp domain-containing protein, translating to MKTVTNPCDGENRPAILLVGASVRWAAQSLRRGQPNSRLIGLDWFGDSDTRMVCDRFHAFQSDQEPSRNLSEQIDSVANLHAARVVHVGGLQVAGAANPWEGWNRLRSLVCKLAIESGVDEFPVTIPLTYQCSAGRGCLAGAAGEDAPLADWVDGASGRSIDWLWKQIGSTGGLGIRRVLPEDLSIATSGDGWLQQRVHGRSYGLVAIAESDQTRVLGLSRGLHHRSGDRPFVYSGSRGPIFEGGGADPGNVPWRSLQVLSERVAREFSLRGLFNLDFIRDSAGRWWLLELNPRPSASCEIIERWATEAGWLSPDHSLMRMHLDAIDGRDQTDLLACRSSSEWLHGRNASAQWVKRIVFANRDVLVDVEKIQKQFRADSIAVELADLPSSSTAFVKAGEPILTVLLRKDDRAKRMAAAQLRRAIRIVQGAR from the coding sequence TTGAAAACGGTAACAAACCCCTGCGACGGTGAGAACCGCCCCGCAATTCTGTTGGTGGGGGCGTCGGTTCGATGGGCCGCCCAATCGCTGCGTCGTGGGCAGCCTAATTCACGGCTCATTGGCCTGGATTGGTTCGGCGATTCCGACACCCGAATGGTTTGCGACCGATTCCATGCATTTCAGTCGGACCAGGAACCCTCGCGAAATCTGTCCGAACAGATCGATTCGGTCGCGAATTTGCACGCCGCGAGAGTGGTCCACGTGGGTGGGCTGCAGGTCGCCGGGGCGGCGAATCCGTGGGAGGGCTGGAACCGCTTGCGTTCCCTTGTTTGCAAACTGGCCATCGAATCCGGCGTCGATGAGTTCCCGGTGACGATTCCTCTCACCTACCAGTGTTCTGCCGGGCGGGGCTGTTTGGCGGGAGCTGCCGGCGAGGACGCACCTCTGGCGGATTGGGTGGACGGGGCATCTGGCCGATCCATCGACTGGCTGTGGAAGCAAATCGGCTCGACCGGCGGTTTGGGAATTCGTCGGGTGCTGCCAGAGGACCTGTCGATCGCGACATCGGGCGACGGATGGTTGCAACAACGGGTTCACGGTCGCTCGTACGGGCTGGTGGCCATTGCGGAATCCGATCAGACACGGGTGCTGGGGCTGTCTCGCGGGCTCCATCACCGGTCCGGTGACCGGCCGTTTGTCTACTCGGGTTCGCGAGGCCCGATCTTCGAGGGGGGTGGCGCTGATCCCGGCAACGTGCCTTGGCGGTCGCTGCAAGTTCTGAGTGAACGAGTCGCACGGGAGTTTTCCCTTCGCGGACTCTTCAATCTCGACTTCATTCGTGACTCGGCAGGTCGATGGTGGTTGCTGGAACTGAACCCTCGTCCCAGTGCATCGTGCGAGATCATCGAGCGTTGGGCCACCGAGGCCGGATGGTTGTCTCCGGATCACTCCCTGATGCGAATGCATCTGGACGCCATTGATGGACGCGATCAGACGGATCTGCTGGCTTGCCGATCGAGTTCCGAATGGTTGCACGGTCGGAACGCATCCGCTCAGTGGGTCAAGCGAATCGTGTTTGCCAATCGAGATGTCTTGGTCGACGTCGAGAAAATTCAAAAGCAGTTTCGCGCAGATTCGATCGCCGTGGAACTGGCGGACCTGCCCTCGTCGTCCACCGCCTTTGTGAAGGCAGGCGAACCGATCCTGACGGTGTTGCTCAGGAAGGATGACCGCGCAAAAAGAATGGCCGCGGCGCAGTTGCGCCGGGCCATTCGGATCGTTCAGGGTGCAAGGTGA